One Phalacrocorax aristotelis chromosome Z, bGulAri2.1, whole genome shotgun sequence DNA window includes the following coding sequences:
- the AK6 gene encoding adenylate kinase isoenzyme 6 — protein MRRPNILLTGTPGVGKTTLGKELASRVGMTYVNVGDMAKEGELYEGFDEEYDCPILDEDRVIDELEDKMSEGGVIVDYHGCDFFPERWFHIVFVLRTENSFLYDRLESRGYKGKKLQDNIQCEIFQTLYEEAVLSYREEIVHQLPSNTPEDLERNLDQIMQWVEQWMKDNN, from the exons ATGAGGCGGCCCAACATTTTGCTCACTg GTACTCCGGGTGTTGGGAAAACCACACTCGGAAAAGAACTTGCTTCAAGAGTCGGGATGACCTATGTTAACGTGGGTGACATGGCGAAAGAAG GAGAACTGTATGAAGGTTTTGATGAGGAATATGATTGTCCAATTTTGGATGAAGACAGG GTGATTGATGAACTAGAAGATAAAATGAGCGAGGGTGGAGTTATCGTCGATTATCATGGCTGTGATTTTTTCCCTGAACGCTGGTTTCATATCGTGTTTGTACTTCGTACGGAAAATTCATTTCTGTATGACAGACTTGAAAGCAG GGGctacaaagggaaaaagctgCAAGACAACATCCAGTGTGAAATTTTTCAGACGCTTTATGAGGAAGCTGTGTTGTCATACAGAGAGGAAATTGTGCACCAGTTACCCAGCAACACTCCAGAAGACCTGGAGAGAAATTTGGATCAGATTATGCAATGGGTTGAGCAATGGATGAAGGACAACAACTGA
- the RAD17 gene encoding cell cycle checkpoint protein RAD17 isoform X2, with translation MNSSSSAVRVKPLEGNSGRNQQQQKKDVSSVTESSKTKTVPRKKAKSSSVDLTCNKSRQNWNQPQNEPWVDRYKPETQNDLAVQKKKIEEVKTWLKMHIFQRQPEQGGSVLLLTGPPGCGKTATIQILAKDLGVQMQEWTNPISLDFTKEDLRNIFGYNSNFHTFPSQAQTALFQDFLLRANKYNKLQMLGESSENDKKLILIEDIPNQFYRDPSSLHEILRRFVRTSRCPLIFIISDNFSGDSNQRLLFPMEILEELCISNISFKPVAPTNMMKVLNRIAATEASMNREKNYALDRTSLELLCRGCSGDIRSAINSLQFSSMRDCSLEKEFWSRKKGSSTPKCEAAAAISKVKKKNRSEDQEIQTIGGKDASIFLFHALGKILYCKREPVSEPEFPQLPTHLSEYRRDTLLIQPEDIVEKSHMSGSMFNLYLHQNYVDFFSDIDDIVRASEYLSTADVLCSNWSTQHVMEQYSVSVATRGLIHSNMSRAFAHHQGGMGFRPLHKPQWFFINKKYQENCLAAKSLFSSFCLPPQCLQTELLPYLAMLANPMRNQAQIAFIQDVGRLPLKRHFGR, from the exons ATGAATAGTTCTTCTAGCGCCGTTCGTGTGAAGCCACTGGAAGGCAACTCTGGAagaaaccagcagcagcagaagaaagatgTGTCTTCTGTGACAGAAAgtagcaaaaccaaaactgtgcccagaaaaaaagcaaaatcgTCTTCAGTAGATCTGACTTGTAACAAGTCCAGGCAAAACTGGAACCAGCCTCAAAATGAGCCATGGGTAGATAGATACAAACCTGAAACTCAG aATGACCTTGctgtgcaaaagaagaaaattgaagaAGTTAAAACCTGGTTGAAAATGCACATATTTCAGAGGCAGCCAGAGCAG GGTGGCTCTGTTTTACTGCTAACTGGTCCTCCTGGTTGTGGAAAGACTGCAACTATACAAATATTAGCAAAAGATCTTGGTGTTCAGATGCAAGAATGGACTAATCCAATATCTTTAGACTTTACAAAAGAAGACCTAAGAAATATATTTGGCTACA actcAAATTTTCATACGTTTCCGAGTCAGGCCCAAACAGCTCTCTTTCAAGATTTTCTATTAAGAGCAAATAAGTATAACAAACTCCAGATGCTTGGGGAGTCCTCAGAAAATGATAAAAAGCTTATTCTTATTGAA GACATACCTAACCAATTCTATCGAGACCCTAGCAGTCTACATGAAATTCTCAG GAGATTTGTTCGTACAAGTAGATGTCCCCTTATATTTATAATCTCAGACAACTTCAGTGGAGACAGCAACCAGAGGTTACTATTCCCAATGGAAATTCTAGAGGAGTTGTGTATATCCAATATTAG TTTCAAGCCTGTTGCACCAACAAATATGATGAAAGTTCTTAACCGAATAGCTGCAACAGAAGCTAGTATG aacagagaaaagaattaCGCTCTTGATAGAACTTCTCTGGAGTTGCTTTGCAGAGGCTGTTCAGGTGATATAAGAAGTGCAATAAACAGtcttcagttttcttccatGAGAG ACTGCTCATTGGAGAAAGAGTTTTGGTCAAGGAAGAAAGGGAGCTCTACACCAAAatgtgaagcagcagcagcaatatctaaagtaaaaaagaaaaatagatcaGAAGACCAGGAGATACAAACTATTGGTGGCAAAGATGCTTCtatctttcttttccatgctCTGGGGAAAATACTTTActgcaaaa GAGAACCAGTGTCAGAACCAGAATTTCCTCAGCTGCCCACTCACTTATCAGAATACCGTCGAGACACCTTGCTTATTCAGCCTGAG gATATCGTGGAAAAATCGCATATGTCTGGAAGCATGTTTAATTTATACCTTCACCAGAACTACGtagactttttttctgatatagATGACATAGTGAGAGCCAGTGAATATTTGAGCACTGCTGACGTCCTTTGTAGTAATTGGAGT ACACAGCATGTGATGGAACAATACAGCGTGTCTGTGGCTACACGGGGGTTGATACATTCAAATATGTCCAGAGCCTTTGCCCACCATCAAGGAGGGATGGGGTTCCGGCCTTTACATAAACCCCAGTGGTTCTTTATCAATAAAAAG TATCAAGAAAACTGCCTTGCTGCAAAATCTCTCTTTTCAAGCTTCTGTTTGCCACCTCAGTGCCTTCAGACAGAGCTATTGCCTTATCTTGCTATGTTAGCAAATCCAATGAGAAACCAAG